Genomic DNA from Alicyclobacillus fastidiosus:
GTTAAAATGCTGTCCTAATGGCGTAGATCGATACAGGAAATAACTAACACGCCCGTTTGATTTATTTTGTTTTGCTAAATAAAATAGTGGAAAGAGGAGATGAGAACGTGGAACAATCCTTTTCGTCCTTCGACGATCACACTGCGCTGCACGTACTCGAGCGGATCCAAACGATCCACCGTCAACTACGCAGTCATGTCGTCCGGCACGACGATCACGTCTTGACCCGGCTGCAATGGATGATTCTTCGCCACATCGGCCGCACTTCCACGTGTTCCGTCGGAGAGCTCGCTACGAGTTTCGGCGTCAAGCCGAGCACGGTCTCGCAGATGCTCGACAGACTGGAGCGATACGGATATGTGGTGCGCCGTGCGGGTGTCAACGACGCCCGGGTACGCATTGTTGAACTGACGGCAGCGGGACAGTCGCTCATCGCGAACGTCAAGTCAGCTTCATTGGAGCGGCTTAAATCGGCCCTGGCTACGATGGACTCGACAGAGGTACAAGTGCTTCTGCCGCTGTTGGATGCGCTGACCCGCGCGCTAGGGAACCCGGGGTGACGGGCCTGGCCTTTGACCGGGTGTTGTTTTTCGAGGAGATGACTAGATGACCAACTACTTGCAAAGATTGCAGCGAGGTGCTGATCGAACTGTCGTTCATTTACAATTGGCACGGCTCTTGCGCAGCATCAGCCAAGGCATTGCTATCGTGGACCTTGCTTTATATTTGAAAGAGCTGCATTGGTCGGCGACGGAGATTGGCGGCGTTCTCTCTGCCGCAGGCGTAGCAGGAGCGGTGCTCATTTTGTTTGTCGGGGTACTCAGCGACCGCTATGGCCGAAAGCGATTTCTTCTCGTCTACGAATCGTTGACCGCGATTTCAGCTCTGCTCATGGTATTCACCGAATACAGCCCACTTCTAGCCATCATTATCGTTCTCACGGGGTTTGGACGGGGACAGAACGGTGCTGCAGGGCCGTTTACGCCTGCCGAGCAGGCGTGGATGACGGCGCACGTCGCCCGCCAATACCGCGGTCGGGTATTTAGCACAAACAATGCCCTCGGGTTCTTTGGCATGGCCATCGGCTCGATGCTAGCTGCGTTGCCTCGATTGTGGTCGCATTCGCTGACCGGGGCCAGCGCGTACAAACCACTGTTTGGCATTATGTTTGTCGGTTCTATCCTCTGCGCCATTGTCATTGCCACTGCGCCGAAGGAGCATCGCCCACAACGCGTCGAAGACACGGGTTCCACCAAGGGGGGAGTCGCCACCCAGCAGGCGTCTGACGAACGATCCATTCGCCGCCAGGAAAATCGCAATATGCTCAGACTGGGCGCAGTCAACGTCTTAAACGGACTCGCCGTCGGCTTTGTCGGCCCAATGATGTCGTATTGGTTCGCCGCCAAATTTGGGGTCTCCTCCGCTCAAATCGGTGTCACATTGGCGTTGTCGTTCGTCTTTACAGGGATATCCTCACTTGTCACCGGAGCACTGACGACGCGTTTTGGCTTGATTCGATCCGTCGTGTTGCTCCAGGTCCTAGGCACAGTGATGATTCTCATTCTGCCGTTGATGCCGTCGTTTGCCCTGGCCTCGACGTTTTACGTTCTGCGTTCGGCGCTCAGCCGTGGAACACAAGGCGCCAGATCTGCCCTCAGTACCAGTTTGACTCGGGACAAGCGAAGAGGATTCTCCGTCAGTATGAACTCGCTCGTGATGCGCATGAGTTCCGCGATTGGGCCGACCTTTTCCGGTGATTTGCTCAAC
This window encodes:
- a CDS encoding MFS transporter gives rise to the protein MTNYLQRLQRGADRTVVHLQLARLLRSISQGIAIVDLALYLKELHWSATEIGGVLSAAGVAGAVLILFVGVLSDRYGRKRFLLVYESLTAISALLMVFTEYSPLLAIIIVLTGFGRGQNGAAGPFTPAEQAWMTAHVARQYRGRVFSTNNALGFFGMAIGSMLAALPRLWSHSLTGASAYKPLFGIMFVGSILCAIVIATAPKEHRPQRVEDTGSTKGGVATQQASDERSIRRQENRNMLRLGAVNVLNGLAVGFVGPMMSYWFAAKFGVSSAQIGVTLALSFVFTGISSLVTGALTTRFGLIRSVVLLQVLGTVMILILPLMPSFALASTFYVLRSALSRGTQGARSALSTSLTRDKRRGFSVSMNSLVMRMSSAIGPTFSGDLLNAGLFSVPFYITGVLQVCSALLYGRLFRRFDSPQRGN
- a CDS encoding MarR family winged helix-turn-helix transcriptional regulator, producing MEQSFSSFDDHTALHVLERIQTIHRQLRSHVVRHDDHVLTRLQWMILRHIGRTSTCSVGELATSFGVKPSTVSQMLDRLERYGYVVRRAGVNDARVRIVELTAAGQSLIANVKSASLERLKSALATMDSTEVQVLLPLLDALTRALGNPG